DNA from Elaeis guineensis isolate ETL-2024a chromosome 2, EG11, whole genome shotgun sequence:
tatacatatgatAAATCTTGGTTTGTGTTCCACATTAATTTTACATGTGACGATCATGATCGTCCTCATAATATACAAACTTGCGCCATAGACGGCCTTTTGTTTATAGCTAGGTTGTGTCCCAACATCTTAGTACTATTTTTATAAGTATTTTTAATGACTTCAAAGTCATTAGCTAATAAGACGTACAAACAGTAGATCATAAGTAAGTTACATTGCCATGTTCAGGAACACGGATACCCCTTTTGTTTATTTACCAAAGTAGATTGATACAACTCCACGTGTAAACCACCACGGGAAACTGGAACAAAAAACACATTACAATGTAACGAGTGACGAGGGGGAACAAAGTTCAGCCCCATCAAGACGAGATCAGCTATACAGCATAACAATTAAGCAAACATCACAGTGGAACGACCAACTGGATTCATAGCCTACTCCCAATCGCCAATGCCTCGAACAAGGGGCAAAAAACCAAGGCATGCAAGCTATATCGATCACCCTACTTGAAGGACAAGGCCTGTGCCCCGTCCTCAACCTCCGTGGCTTCTTGGCCCTCCAAAGCTTCTTCTGCGTCGCTTAAATATGGGCGACGCCCGGATATGTTGCCCGGGGGGTTGTAGCTGCATATGATGAAATAGTTACCGTTGTTGCACCGCACACGTGCGCAGCCAACCCGCACGGAGTCACGCCACACCACCTGGGTGTAGTGACCGCACACCTTCCCACGTGCGCAGGTGTTGGTGCGGTAGTCGTAGAACCGCCGCTCGTCCACCCACGCGCCCACCGCGCGCGCCGCGGTGGCGATGCTGGGGGAGCTCATGTAGAGGTTCTCGCCGTAGGGGCCGCGGGAGTGAACCAGCCGGCAGTCGCCGGTCCTCGTGTTAGCATAGTTGAGAGCGTAGCGGGCCAGGGTGTTGTCCCATGTCATGGGGCCCACGCCGACGGCCCTCCGGGCGGCGTTGTGGGGTTGGAGGTAGTCCTGGGGGGAGTTCTGGGCGACGGATGGATTGGTGATGGAGAGGCATATGGCAATTATTGTTGCCAGGGCTAAGGCAAGGTTTGATGAGAACCCCATTCGGTTGTTCTCTTTGTACTTTATCAGGAGGGAAAAATGGGTTATCGAGGCTGGGCGTTTTGAGGCGTTTTATAGCAATGGATGTCATATTCTTTCCTCCACTTGCGGCAAATTGTGTCCCGCTTACGTGGAGGTTCGGTTGTGTGACATCATGCAAAAGGTTTTCTTTAAAAGATTATGAACCATCtgggttattttattttttaatttattataattgtcTAGGATACAGATTAGTTTCATTGAGGTAGTActtttttagttttttaaaaataaaataacaattgGAGGGGGGCAATTTGGCACACCTGCCTCTTCTAGATGTGACCATATGACCCCAAATATCACTGAAAAATATTTGATTCCGAATCGAATTTAAATAAATAGATGATTTTCTTCCCACTATATGGACGAATCCAATAAATGGATACGCCATCTCAGTACCACCGAGGGTCAACGAAAAATAGCACTTATCCACGGCCGGATGGCCTGCCTAGCTTATTCTAGCACAAAATGTTTCAGTCCCATAAGTCAGATGGGGTTTGAAATATAAACGTGCTTGTTAAAAGGGTTGGCCTAGAGTTTAAGTTTAAAAACCTGGCTCAAGCTTTCAAGCAAATCTGGATTTACAtaacattataatatttttattttaattgtgcCAAACTTGAGAGTTAATGGCGTGGTATTTTCATGATTAATGCAATAAGGAGGACATCTTCGTGAGCCTGTCCGGCATTGGAGGAGTCGTTGCTATAATTAACTCTTTGGAGGCAACCCCTGATACTTTGTTTGTAGTCCAAGCATGTGCGGTGTTCTGCGTGATCTGATCGACTTAATGTATTTCCTTAATAGGACAAAAAGCATAAAAATATCTAGTCAAATCCACAAATATTTTGACTTGATTAGGGACTGACTTCTGGATGATGATGGTGGTGGGAATATGGAGTGGGTGACTTTAAAATGTGGGACGCACCCCTAACCACGCACCATTTGGTCAAGGTAACGCAGCCTAGCAACTCTTTGCAAGTGgggttttttctttatttaatatgtaacgaaaaaaaaaaatgaagattctGCGAAGCTTGAGGCCGGGCCTGCGGAGCTTAAACAAATAGTGAGGTTGGACTTGGAAAGTAGGTCTGGAGGTCAAGGTGGGTTCGGTATGACAATATTAAATTACACCTTGGGCTGAGCCCAATCTAAACTAATTGGCCTGGCACGGTCCATGAGTAGATCAAGAATAATTATGTAGATAAGCCAACCAAATTTGTATGCCtctgaaattctttgtgcaccatgggcAGTGCAGAATCACGTGCACTGCCTACGGTGACCGGTTCCCGCATGGtgctgataatatttttttttttcgcacGTCGCACCTCAGCTCTGAACCAACCATCACGTGCAGTGCAGGTGCACAAAAAATTCCTCTGGTATGCTTATCACCTAGGAGGTCTTGAGTGTAAGCCACGATGGTtgaatttttgtttttttgtttttgtttcttctttaattttttgataaaagtagTGAATTGAAGAGAATAAGTTTCCTATTGTACCAACTGCTTTAAAGAACAAAAAGgattttatgataaatatttattcaattattttaaaaagaaacCTAAGGTACCCTGGACTGTTTTGTAACTCATGGCACTGTTTGATGTTAGAATGCACATGCAAACTTATTTAAGATCAAATGGTTAAAgcatatctattatatatatatatatatatatatatatatatatatatatatatatatatatagagagagagagagagagagagagagagagagagagagatatttcAACACTTAGGATGTTCGGAAAGGGAGTGAGAGCTATGTGGAAAAAAAATAGCACCTAAGCTTCCCTATTTGCCAACTTCGTAGCTTGTCTAAGTTTTTCTATTCTTTTATTCTCGAGGATGAAAGCCTCCTAGACATCAGTGAGACCGAAGGTGCTAATGGTGAGGTTGTCGGTGTGTTCGCTCGCTCTCTAGGATGAAAGCCTCTCAGACACCAAACTCCGGCAATTGCTCCATCTCGCCAACCAATTGAAGTTCGGGTCGGCTGGGAGGGACATGGTGGTGAACCAGGGATGGTGGGCAAGGATACCATAAATGTTGGCAAGGGAGAGTGGCCTGTAGAAGGCAATCTCAACCTAGACGAGGCCGATGAAGAAGTGAGGCTTCTTGACCGTGAGGTAGTCACCATACTCCTCACCGTATCACTACTTAAGCTGCACCAGTGGTGCTGGGAAGAGGAAGCCGGGGAGGACAGTCTGGGTATCGATCAGCAGCACCATCTCCATCAGCACTACCAAAAATAGTACCACCACGACATCGATGAGCCCCGAGATCAGCCCCATCTCTCTCAGCTTCGGCTTCGAAGGCCTTGGAGGAGTTGCAAAGGtttatttcttttgttttttccttTTTGCCTCTCTGTCagattctttttttcaaaaatgagGGAAATAGAGGGTGAGGCCATTAGTGGCACAGGGGGCGATAGCCGCAACGGTAGCGCAGTTATAGCAGAGCGAGATACGAGTGTGCCGACGGGCAAGAGGGTTGGCCACATGGATGAGGGCATTGTAGAGGAGGTAGAGTCTCATCTCTTTAGCTCGATAGTCGAGCACCCTGCCACCTTATTGCGGGGTCGTAGAGGGATGCCATCGATCACCACCGCTATTCCTTATTTCCACCAAACCCTAGAAATCTCAAAAATCCGAACCGAAACCTTAGAATTTAGAAAgaatctttctcttcttcttcttctcttcctctcttcgacTTAGTCCTTCTAGTatcagagaagaagaacaagagtgCAAGCACGAGGATATAAAGTGGAGATCTGATTGTATCGAAGAAGCTCACATGGAAGCTATTTTATGAACCTCTATTAGATTCATTCTATCAGGTAAAGGGCCAcctataatctaatctaatatgtCTCTTCTCTCAAAGCAGTCAAACCAATTAAATTAGCCaccattttgataaaataatgggTGATTTTGAAGCCATGGAAATACTCATATGTACTAAGAAATTAACAAAGTAATCTTATgagatccaaaatttaagtttTCATCACATCAATACACTGATATAACCATATTACCTCTGGGAAGAGCATTGAAAGAGTCTTTACATGAGTATTAATTTACATACAAGTCTTCAGCAAAAGAACACATTGATCTAATCATTATTTTATTGTTTAATAAAATTCATTAGCATATATATACCATGGCATTGAAGCTGCCGAATAATATCCAAAGAGTTAGGATTGAAATCCTCTCTTCCTCCTAATAATTAGGTTCCAATAATGGATGTCCAAGAGATAAATcttaaatttgaataaattttagtTTTAAATTCTAAATCTATTTCAAATCCTATAGTATATTGCTTAATGGATTGGATCgaatatccaaaaaaaactatTTGAATATCATTATTGAGCCCATTATGACATCAAATGCAAGATTAGCTCATTGCATTTTTAGGTCTATATGTattttaacataattttttttgataaattttaagaaTTTATATGCTATAAAATATCTTGATTTATAATATGCAGATAAAAAAAgtagtagaaaatttaagaaatGAAGTGGATTGTAACatgtagaataaaaaatttatcaaagttTCGAGTACaagatatataaaaatttttattgcagaATACAGACATATAAAGAATATAAATGCATCAACACCATAAGAAAGTAGTCaataagaataaaaagaaaataaagaacttgtaataacctttttattcatatgAGCATGATAtgcaaaattattttactttaattttttttaaaaaaaatatgccccTCTTGGCATGCAAGACTTagaaaatagttttaaaatacatatagaatagatataataaaatagataaataaatcaaatattattttaaaaaaatcgcATCCCATACATCGCAAAAGATTATATGCTAGTATTTTTTAATAATGAACACCTTTCATAAGTGGCAgtttccaaaaaataaaaaaactatgagagagagagagaagaaaaaaatggaagaaaacttcACAAAAATTTTACTAATTAATCACAGATCTACCATACAACTAACTCTAAGTGTTCTCTTATAAATGAGTtttataaattaccaaaaataataaaatttctaaaaaaactaaaaatagtAACTCGAACTTACTCAAAATATCTAAACTAGAAATCATACTCGATATCAAACTCACCTGCAAATTCtcaagaaaatttgaatttattggccaaaaaatcaacaaaaaggtTTTCTAAACAGAAATTTTCTACTTCAAGGCTCCGGTGGACCCTCCGAAATGATGGATTTTGAAACTGATTGACTTCTGCATCAAAACACTGGGTCTGTGAATGCCGACTCTGAATTAGGATTATATGCAGTCAAAGTTGTTCCCATTGTAGCGAATGCTATGCAGAATCACATATCCCCAGCCATCAATCATTCTTGTGTACTTCCCCGTTTTCTGCCGAATCTATCTTCTCCATCAACTCTTCGGGTGGCATAGAGTTCAGCGGTGCATTGAGTCTTCCAAAGTAAGAGAATGACTACCATGAAACAAAAACGAAAAATAATAACAATAGAATAACAAAAATTATATGATCATGTTATTGTTCGTTTAATCAAATATTATGTTTTGTACATTTAGGTTGAGAAAAGATTCTCTATTTTAATTTCTGACTATGTTTTGCTGTTAATTAGTTTTACTTTGCGAGCTTGGTGTTGATTCCTTTGTATTTTGTAAAGGTGAGGATCGAGAGACCTGTCACTAGATCCCGTTTTGGGATCTACTTTTTCACAGGTTAACCTTGTCTAGGTTTTCCTTTTTGATTTCTTAGTTTGGGCTTgccattttatttttcaatcaaatgAATGGTGGTtcaaactatctttctaaaaaagaaaattttatttgaattgaaaaataTTATTCCAATGAGATGAATAACAAATATTCAAAAACAATTCTTATTTAGATATTTGTTATACAGTCAATAAATACATGTATAAGGATAGAGACAGAGCACAAGAGTATTCATATTTCATTTATATtttatctaaaattgatattgatAAACATACTTTGTATCACGTATTCACCCACATGTTTTTATTTGTAATTGAAaatcttatatgatgaaaattgatATTTCATGCATAATATGCTTGATCCGACTAGAGGCAAATGTGACTCACTAAGCTCTAAATCACTCGTCTCTTTTCTATACCTTTTAGATGTTGAAGGATAGGTTAGACAGGAGCTATGGGCTTAGCAGAAAGGAAATTAGGCCTTGTTGACTCCAAGTGTACCTGTCCTAAGTTAATGGatctataaaataattatataatatttatttattttataagacTGTTAGAACaatcattttaaatttattatgttAGAGGTAATGTTATTGTATTAATGTCACTGCCTATATTTTGAGTGTGTACGCACACATACAATAGGTGAAAAAAATAGGCGTTGCATGTCCTATGAAAATTTAACCATAGAGACGTGCCGCTATCTGCCACATACTCGACTTGTGCCTTCAGCTCGGGCATGATCATTTGCCTTTGTTTCACACTGGACTGTGAAGTAATGGAAGATGCTTGCAGAATTTTTGGAAAACAAAATTCTAAATATGCCCAGGATCTTCAAACTAAAAAGGGTACAATCTTttgttcaatataaaaaataaaattttaaagtaagTCAACAGCTTATTTTGTTATGCCCTGAACCCATCATCTGGATTGACCACGAAAAATGATTGTATATGTGAGGATCTGTGCAGGCGTATATTTAATCCCACATCGATTATTTGTTggaaagatcttggatacttattcAAGATCAaggaatctaaataatatcttccgACTAACCTTTTTGAATGAGATCTTCGATTAttataaatgatatcagagccaacTTAGCCCATAGCTAATGTAGACTATGAGATACTATAGTACGGATTCATTATGATTGACCGATCATGGTGTTTATGAATGGATGTATGGATTTGGACCCATAACCTAGTGAGGACGCCAGAGCTTCAATAGGAGTAGGTGAGGATCTATGCAGATATATCTTTAGTCTCACATTgattattcattaaaaaaatcttaGATACTTATAAAGAACTAAGGAACTCAAATAATACCTTCTGACTAGTCTTTTTGGATAAGGTCATGAGTTGTTAAAAGTAGTATTAGAGCAGATCcgatccataactcatatggattGGCCGATACTATAACAGGTTCATTAGACTGACTATGGGTCACTCATGGTGTTTATGAATGGATACATGAATTTGAACTCTTATCCTAATGGAGATGCTAGAGCTTAAACGGAAAAGTATGTAAAGACCCGTGTGGGAGTGTATCTAGTCCTGTATCTATTATTCGCTAGAAAGATCTTAGATATTTATACAAGATcaaagaatctaaataatatcttctggctaatctttttggatgagattctGAGTTATTACAGCATGAGCCCTAAAGCAATACCATAAGGATCATGAAAAGCCTATATGACAAACACAATTCTAATAATAccagaaaaaatatcaaattaaatcataaaatttagctATAATAATCTAACTAATTAAAATCCACCATTATTAAATAGCAAAGTTTATTCAATTACAAAATTTTAAATGCTCATTTGGTATCAGAAAATCAACTATCTAATTAACAATTCCTTTGCTCAAACTCTAAGCTCAAACTCATTCGAAACTAGGCATCCTATAACTTTGAGAAAATAAAATGTAacaaaagatatggactttatagTCCAGTAGGATTCCTCCACATATGCACACTAGCATGAAATGAAAATATTCTTTTACCAAATTAAT
Protein-coding regions in this window:
- the LOC105061166 gene encoding pathogenesis-related protein 1B, which codes for MGFSSNLALALATIIAICLSITNPSVAQNSPQDYLQPHNAARRAVGVGPMTWDNTLARYALNYANTRTGDCRLVHSRGPYGENLYMSSPSIATAARAVGAWVDERRFYDYRTNTCARGKVCGHYTQVVWRDSVRVGCARVRCNNGNYFIICSYNPPGNISGRRPYLSDAEEALEGQEATEVEDGAQALSFK